In Pseudemcibacter aquimaris, the sequence CAGGACGTACGCGATAAATTTTATGATGCCCTGATGAATGTGAATAACCGACATACGGAAAGATGGGTGTTAACGGCGCTTGAATATCTTCATCACCCGTTAAGAGCAAAAAATTCAGAGAAATATTTGCAACGGTCATTGGAAATTTTACAAGAAATTCAGATAACCGGTGACATCTTTTTTCCGGGTCGTTGGCTTGCTGCAAATTTCAAATATTATCAATCCGACAGTGCCGTAAATACAGTTAGGGGGTTTCTGAATCAGCGCCCAGCCTACAATAAACAACTGCGTTTAAAAATATTACAGGAAACGGATCCTTTATTCAGAGCCAACAAAATTATTAAACAAGCGTACAATTAAACTTAAAGTTTAGTTTTCACTAATGTTACTATTTGTTGACAATTCAAATTTATTGATTATTTTTTATGAAAATAAAAATTGATCGTAGGGGAAAAATGGGTCGGGAGCCATTAAAAACAATCACTTTTGACGAGGAAAGACGTGAATATAATTGTCACATTTTTCCAATCGGTATCGACGTGTGCCATGAATATGAAGAGTTGAAAAGCTTTTACGATCTTTGGAACGACATTCGTGGCAACAGAAGACTTCCCAATGTTCAGGATATTACATTTGAAACCTTGAAAGGTTGGCATTCGTCCGTCCGCCTTGTTGAATATGGCGAGGATATCAAAGGCCCCAAAACCATCAAGATTATGGGGGAAAAATTCGCCCGTCTTTGGGGCAAGGAAAGCATGTATTCCAAAATCAATTCCGAAAACCCACCCCCACCGGACATTGTTGAAAAATATTATGAATATTTACAAGTGATCTATGATTACAATTATTGCATCGGTGTGGGAAATGTCATTGACGAAGAAGGGCAAGAACAACGCATCCTTTGGATTGACTTACCACTTTCGTCTGGTGACGATAATGTCACCCATGCGATCGGTGCAATGGTCATGCTTGAACAGGATTCCCCCAAATTAAAAGCCATCGCATAGCGTTTTTCATTTACAGCACCTAAGAATTATCGTAAACGGCATTAAGTTAAGGAGTGCCGTATGATTAAATTATTGATTAAAGACCCTGTTTATCGCCTAAGAATGCTTGCTGTACTCGAAGGATTTTCACTTATATTCCTATTATTCGTATCAATGCCGATGAAATATTATCTTGGTTTTGCAACATTCAGTTTTTATGTGGGTGCAATTCATGGCGGCCTATTCGTAATTTATGTCATCTTATCACTTGAAGTATTAATCCGTCGCCGTTATTCATTTTTTGGCTTTCTGCGCACATTCATTGCTTCAAGTGTTCCTTTTGGTACGTTCTTAAACGATAAATGGCTTAAAAAACATCAATTTGATTTTGCCGCTGCTTGATCTTTTTTGTAGGTAGTTTCCGCACACCTCAAAAAAACATGCTTTTATCGCTACACACTTGTCATTTTATGATATCATCCTATATCAATTAGATAATAATTAATTGCATCAGGTATTAATAAAAATGACCCAGAATGTCACACCGCTTCGTAGTTCAGATTTTGAAGAATCCGATAACATTAAAAATTTTCCAAACCG encodes:
- a CDS encoding DUF3817 domain-containing protein; translated protein: MIKLLIKDPVYRLRMLAVLEGFSLIFLLFVSMPMKYYLGFATFSFYVGAIHGGLFVIYVILSLEVLIRRRYSFFGFLRTFIASSVPFGTFLNDKWLKKHQFDFAAA